The genome window CAGTTGCTTATAAGTGAAAAGTCCTCTACTAAGTAAtgaaataagttttttttttatgttgttaatggtataaacaaaaacaaataagaatCATGTTAGCACCATGATTTAGTAGCTAAACCCTCATCTAAATCtagttgatttaatatttacctttgattttttattcattgcCACAAAGGTAACCCATTTTACAAAGgcaaataaaaaccaaaaccaaGAATAGAACCATGGATCctgaaaccctaaaaatggtTCAAGGAGAAAGCTATTTGGAAAGTTTTACAGGTTTGAGAACTGCATTCAAACATGAAGTTGATAGCtgttaaaaattaatggaaaaaaatagGAAATCTAGCAAGCTAGCATGAAGAGACGTGCTATTAAGCTCTACTGAAATAGTTGAAATAAGAAGACCATAGAATTCAAAGGAACCATGTTTTGAGCCTTTCTCGGCCCAATATAAGTGAATTTCAAGGTTATTCCCCATAACTTGAAACGTTCGAGAAACATTCTTGTTTAGACCTCTAGCATCATGAACCAACCCCTAACATCCAAGGGAGAGGAGAGTGATAGTGGGGGAAGGGGAAAAGGACAAGGTAGGtaatttaagttaataatttttttaattattatatgacAGGAAAATGATGtgtgttaaaaataaatgttaaaaaataagtcATTAACTTAATAACGACATCAACCAATTGTTAAGTATTTAACAGTTTtagaactaaaaaaataaaaaggtaaatcGGGTggccattttataactttttaaagttaaatgacTTAACATAAAAGGTtctaatagttgagtgactatttatataatttacacTAAAAAACTATAAGTACAAATAAAACTAATCATTTAGCACCCTCACAACCTTACCCCAATTATTAAGATGATATAGTTGTGTCAAACACATACATTGGAGTTTTGCCATTGGGGCCTGCCTCATAGAATCATACGAGGAAAGAAATTCTTTCAAGGATAGGATTAGCTATTGTGTATAAATAAGTTGCTCATGTTAAACTTAAAAAGTATTCCTATCAAAACATTTTTTGACATGATACTATTAGAAAAACCTACTATTAATCATACTTATCACATACaatattatgataaattatgGTAAATATCAATGAAAAAGAGATCATAAACCAGAAAATAGCGATTATACAAGGAACTTTGTTTACAGAATGGCTTGCTTGCAAGTTCTAATTATCCTTGTTTAACTATGTAGTTGGCCAAATTAAAGTTAAGAGAATTTAGactttcttttataatttcgtGTCTTGCTTCTCCAAGGTGACCACTTTTatccatatatgtatatataaaatataaaatatatatcttatGAGTTTGGATTTCTTATTATCATGGAAGTATAAGTGTTTTACAATGCAAACAAAGCCCCTGTTGCCCAACTCCTCTAAACTTAGAATGAGAGTCAAGTTATTAGAAACTTCATATGCTTTTCTATTCTCCAAAAAAGAAGGCCAAACCTTCACTACAAATAGACTTCCAAATGCTACCATTTTGTGCAACCAAAAGCTAAATAAAAAGGTATCAATTACTTTGTAGTATCTATTTCTCATATCCCAATGGCTTCTCCTATTAACTTCAActtcccttatttctctccacCACCACCTCACCAGCCTTTCCAGCCACCTCCTCCTCCATACCATCCAACCTCACCACCACCTCCACCACCACACAATCCAGTttctccaccaccaccaccccACCATCCAATCACTCCACCGCCACCTCATGTACATCCTCCACCACCTCCCCATGTGCGTCCACCACCACCAGCACCACTTCCTCCAGCACCATCACCGAGTAACCATACAGTTATAATAATTGTATTCGTCTCATGCGGCGGCGTGTTCTTCCTAGCATTCCTGGCCGCCgctctcttttgcttcctcaagaagaagaagaagaagacggTTAAAGAAATGGACAGGGTTCATGTGGATGAACATCTGAAAGTGAAGGAGGCCATTGTTCCTGGTCCCGATGGACCTCGCGCTGTATTACTTGAGATTGAAGACGATATTCATATTGATCATGAAGATATTATAAAGACCCAGAAAACTGAAAAAGGTTCCAATCTCCATTCTACTCTGCAAAATCTTAAAGACATTGAAGAGGGAACTAAAGCTTCTTCAAGTTCTCATCATCATCAACTGGAACACAAAGCTTAGTCTTGTTTCTGTTTCactataatcattttaattgatatttaacaCAATTGTTGATATCTTTATTTATgaattccaaaataaaatgtgatgTGATGTGATGTAATTATaagttcattttcatttttctgttgtttttttcatggatgtaataaaatttagaaaagcaAAAGATATTGCGATTGTTTTATAAActtataattgttttaatgaaatttatttttactcaagtttaattaaaaaatataatttaagcaACACAAATTATTTACATTAGACTAGTAGTTAAATAATATAACCATAAATTTAtctttgaattaaaattaaataatcagtCATTCCAAAAAAATCAGGCATCTAATTTCATTCAACTAAAccctttaatatttattttcactaaaattaaatccTCGAtcagataaattatttttttctgtcAATTTTAGTCTATAATTGAGTGAGAGTGTGTGTTGTGGTGTCTgatttattgtaaaaattaggGTGTTGAATCGGTTAATTGACCCAAAATAttattaactcaattaattgaccttttaaatttttaatcgttaattaaattaatttttttcaaaaaattaactaaactgAATTTTTCCGATTAATTCGGTTGGTTAacgaaatttatatatattttatatttttggttaaaacaaatataaaacatataaaagaattaaCGAAATAACccaattaaccaaatttaatatatgcaaaatgtatacaaaatataaaatttagattaatttggttaattaacCGATTTCGAActgaattaaccgttaaccaagttctaaaaattattaatagacCCGACCTAATTAATTCGAAGTTTACCCAAAATTTACACacctaataataataactttagtcaatgagttttcttttaattgttaattttttatttcttaatgaTTATTATATTCCAAGTtataaaatacattttcatattaatagataataaatatatatataaaaagttaatttataGAGGATAAATATTTGGAACACtattactcgaatttaaaaattccACAAGTAAAATTGAAGTGATGACaagtatatatgttatatataaaagaaataagaaacatggtaaatttataattttgcttttagagttaaaattgcattatcaatatatcaaatattcatattttataaattgataaaaatgcCGTAATTATTTAAGAGTAAGTATTTGGTATACCGAcagtgttttttttattctacaagGAGTTGTGAAAATTGATTtgtctctttttttaaatatctatttttaatattttactatactcctATAAAACATTTGTCAACCCTTAACTATGCTTATGGAATCTAAAATTTCACTCGCATacaagataaaatattttctcattatttAATACATTGTCTATAGAATTTTATTAGATTTCACAATTATGTTAAAGGTGTGATCaatgtcacattttatttatatatttaattttatattacatcTAATTAAACATTTGTCACATTCTAAATTTACttatagaatttaaaaaaaaacactgtAAATAATGTAtagattaatttttcaaaaaagtaatATTATCGCTTAAACAACTCTATAAATATCcacattgttttaaaatttctttttcaatgacattatttttaacataggAATAATTTGACTTCAACGAAAGTATGACATGTACAATCTATACAAACTACTTAATTTTACGCAGTCTTAATTTCATCCAtaggatttatatttttaaaattattatatttcataatataattatagtaTATAACTTTAAATCTGCTTAATATCTAtctagtatattttatttttagtttattttaacttatcaCACATTATATAcgtaaattataatatatgaaaaaggGTCCTATAGCATTGCCCTTAAACCTTAATCCAAGCATCATAGAGTTAAGGTAGGCTGTAACGATGATAATTTCCCTTAATTAGAAGCAAAGATATTGtcaaaaaaacctatttttttaataccaTGTGACATcatttcatgaaatcattttatAGGATGCTGCCATATGACATCCCAACTAACTTTtttctttaacaatttttttgttcaatggGAGATTGATATGTTGTGTGGTTTGaggattttaaaattctaaatttagatataaaattattgaattattttcaagTCTTTGATGTAAATTCTCTTTTAATGTtctcttcaaaaaaaattcataaa of Gossypium raimondii isolate GPD5lz chromosome 3, ASM2569854v1, whole genome shotgun sequence contains these proteins:
- the LOC105797073 gene encoding protein TRACHEARY ELEMENT DIFFERENTIATION-RELATED 7A — its product is MASPINFNFPYFSPPPPHQPFQPPPPPYHPTSPPPPPPHNPVSPPPPPHHPITPPPPHVHPPPPPHVRPPPPAPLPPAPSPSNHTVIIIVFVSCGGVFFLAFLAAALFCFLKKKKKKTVKEMDRVHVDEHLKVKEAIVPGPDGPRAVLLEIEDDIHIDHEDIIKTQKTEKGSNLHSTLQNLKDIEEGTKASSSSHHHQLEHKA